The Vibrio tubiashii DNA window TTTAGAAACGTGTTTCTACCCAATGAGTCACATTGTATTCGTCATCACACACGGCAATAGCACGCCATTTATCGAAGGTTAGGCACGGATGTGAGGTTGAGAAAGCGATAACGTCGCCAACATTGAGTGGGCAATCTGGGTCTATCTCCATAAACGCATGTTGATCCATGACGGCAGTGGTGATGGCATTAGAGACGGAGATGGCTTCACCGTCGCGGTATGCACGCTCTGGAATGGGTAAACCGGCATCAAAGGCGACGTCTCTTTTTCCTAGGCCAACTACGAGTTTACCCGGCTCTGGTTTTGAGATGACGTGTGCCCACACTTCAAGAGAGGACTGTAGGTCACCGCCCAAATCGCACGCTGCCCCTTGGTTTTTCTCTGCTCTCGCCATGACCTTGTTTTGAGCCTCTAGATAGATTCCCGTGTCATGGATGGCGTAGCAACCCGGACGAATGATGGCATCAAGATCGTCGAGGTTGGCAAAACACTCAGAAACCACGTCGTACCAAGCGGAACCTGCACCAGTCACAATAGGCTTACCTGAGATGAGCTGATCGCGAGCCAGTTTACGGCCAAGCGTTATGATCTGATTGAGAAAATCACGAATGGCTTGCTCTGCATTGTCACCGTGAATGACCCCTTCGTAAGCTTCAATACCAGTCAGTGACAGGTGAGATTGCTCGGCGATGTACTGAACAAGGTCGGCAACTTGCTGCTCAGTTCGACAGCCACAGCGTCCACCTTCAACACCGAACTCAATCAAGACATTGAGTTTGACGTCACGGCTAGAAAAGAACTGCCCAAGCGCTTCAACGTTACGCTGTGAATCAACGCAAACATATACATCAACATTATGTTGCTCGATCAGATTAGCCAAGATAGCCATATTGGCTTTGCCGACCACCTGATTGGCGATAATGATGTTACTTGCCCCTGATAACGCCGCAACTTCAGCTTGCGCGGCAGTGGCGACGGTCATTCCCCATGCGCCTTGGTCAAGTTGCTGACGAAACAACGCGGGTGTCATGCTGGTTTTGCCATGCGGGCATAACTTGACGTTGTGGGTTGCGGCAAAGCGCTGCATCCAATCAAGGTTATTGCTGATTCTAGATTGTTGAATAACCGCAGCGGGTAGACTGATTTCTTCGTTGATCAAGCTGTAGGTTTGCTGGCTATCACTCTGATATGGCTGAGACTTTTCGCCACACCCAGGGATGTTGATAGTATTGTTATGATAGTTTTTATCACACTTTTGCTCGAATTCTTTCATCGCAAGCTCACTTCTAACATGGTTTAAGTTATTGATTACTAATATTTGTTGCTGTCTAGGTTAATTTATATGTTAGAAACTATCAAACAAAATGGATTTTTATGTGTGTTTTGTCACTGATTTAAAAACGGGAATTATTATGATGGACACATGCAAA harbors:
- a CDS encoding amino acid deaminase, which produces MKEFEQKCDKNYHNNTINIPGCGEKSQPYQSDSQQTYSLINEEISLPAAVIQQSRISNNLDWMQRFAATHNVKLCPHGKTSMTPALFRQQLDQGAWGMTVATAAQAEVAALSGASNIIIANQVVGKANMAILANLIEQHNVDVYVCVDSQRNVEALGQFFSSRDVKLNVLIEFGVEGGRCGCRTEQQVADLVQYIAEQSHLSLTGIEAYEGVIHGDNAEQAIRDFLNQIITLGRKLARDQLISGKPIVTGAGSAWYDVVSECFANLDDLDAIIRPGCYAIHDTGIYLEAQNKVMARAEKNQGAACDLGGDLQSSLEVWAHVISKPEPGKLVVGLGKRDVAFDAGLPIPERAYRDGEAISVSNAITTAVMDQHAFMEIDPDCPLNVGDVIAFSTSHPCLTFDKWRAIAVCDDEYNVTHWVETRF